From a single Nostoc edaphicum CCNP1411 genomic region:
- a CDS encoding SDR family oxidoreductase, with product MNPAEGSFADNMRSMIALQRYGRSEEVADMVSYLASAEAGFVTGASLKIDGGFAA from the coding sequence ATGAACCCGGCCGAGGGTTCCTTTGCCGACAATATGAGAAGCATGATCGCCCTCCAGCGCTACGGTCGGAGTGAAGAAGTTGCCGACATGGTTTCCTATCTTGCCAGTGCCGAAGCTGGTTTTGTCACGGGTGCGAGCCTGAAAATTGATGGTGGCTTCGCAGCCTGA
- a CDS encoding SDR family NAD(P)-dependent oxidoreductase: MNNAEVAALALIDQFSLDDFDRLIAINVRGVFVATQEAVRHIGEGGRIIMIGSINSDIMPFAGGSVYALTKGAIASFTRGLARDLGPRGITNPAPWTPT, from the coding sequence GTGAACAATGCGGAGGTCGCCGCTTTGGCTCTGATCGACCAGTTCTCACTGGATGATTTTGACCGACTCATCGCGATTAACGTCAGGGGCGTATTTGTGGCAACTCAGGAGGCTGTCCGCCACATTGGTGAGGGGGGACGGATTATCATGATCGGCAGCATCAACAGTGACATCATGCCATTTGCTGGTGGCTCCGTCTACGCTTTGACCAAGGGTGCGATCGCCAGTTTTACGCGCGGTCTTGCCCGTGATCTCGGCCCTCGTGGCATCACCAACCCGGCCCCGTGGACACCGACATGA